A region of Etheostoma cragini isolate CJK2018 chromosome 24, CSU_Ecrag_1.0, whole genome shotgun sequence DNA encodes the following proteins:
- the igfbp5a gene encoding insulin-like growth factor-binding protein 5a → MHLSVSVLVVPVLLSITGCGSSYVPCQPCDQKALSMCPPVPVGCQLVKEPGCGCCLTCALEEGQPCGVYTGPCTRGLRCLPKNGEEKPLHALLHGRGLCRNEKLYKLLHSSKDGESHDGAMLRIPESMLPQTKVPIYGGEHISSLKAQAMKQAKDRKKQLARPGPASNLNFPPLRVDKLEPALGPCRRKLDNLIQSMKDTSRIFALTLYIPNCDKKGFFKRKQCKPSRGRRRGICWCVDRFGAKIPGSNYAGGDLQCQDLDSSSNSNE, encoded by the exons ATGCACTTGAGTGTTTCCGTCCTGGTGGTTCCCGTGCTGCTGAGCATAACCGGCTGCGGCTCGTCGTACGTGCCGTGCCAGCCGTGCGATCAAAAGGCCCTGTCCATGTGTCCGCCGGTGCCGGTGGGTTGTCAGCTGGTGAAGGAGCCCGGCTGCGGCTGCTGCCTGACGTGCGCGCTCGAAGAGGGCCAGCCGTGCGGCGTGTACACCGGGCCGTGCACGCGCGGGCTTCGCTGCCTACCCAAGAACGGCGAGGAGAAGCCGCTGCACGCGCTCCTCCACGGACGGGGGTTGTGCAGGAACGAGAAGTTGTACAAACTGCTGCATTCGTCCAAAG ACGGAGAATCTCATGATGGCGCCATGTTACGCATCCCAGAGTCAATGCTGCCCCAAACCAAGGTGCCAATATATGGAGGAGAACACATCAGCAGTCTCAAGGCCCAGGCCATGAAGCAGGCCAAGGACCGCAAGAAGCAGTTGGCCAGGCCGGGACCCGCGAGCAATCTGAACTTTCCCCCGCTCAGGGTGGATAAACTGGAGCCTGCGTTG GGCCCCTGCAGAAGAAAACTGGACAATCTCATTCAAAGCATGAAGGACACTTCCAGGATCTTTGCTCTCACTCTGTACATCCCCAACTGTGACAAGAAGGGCTTCTTCAAACGCAAACAG TGTAAGCCATCCCGTGGTCGGAGGAGGGGGATCTGCTGGTGCGTGGACCGGTTTGGCGCAAAGATCCCCGGCAGCAACTACGCCGGAGGAGACCTCCAGTGCCAAGATctggacagcagcagcaacagcaacgaATGA